In Symmachiella dynata, the following are encoded in one genomic region:
- a CDS encoding DUF1553 domain-containing protein, producing the protein MRENCWKITRYLLAAAVLLCCAVPLRAEDAQDRPIDYARDVKPILAGHCAQCHGALRQKGGLRLDAGSLALKGGDSGEIIELGSAEESLLIEYILPDGDDPPLMPPDGQGTPLKPEQVAVLTAWINQGAKIPADEEIPEDPRKHWAFQRIERPDVPMIDGKPFAGNPIDAFILAKHKAKQLTARPEADKATLLRRIYLDLIGLPPTRDELQAFLADPAPDAYEQVVDRLLSSPHYGERWGRHWMDVWRYSDWAGYRAEVRESQPHIWRWRDWIIESLNADKPYDRMVQEMLAGDEIAPGDPDTLRATGYLVRNWYKFNRNVWLESTVEHTPKAFLGITMNCAKCHDHMYDPILQKDYYQFRAIFEPHRVRTDQVPGQLNTKKDGLVRVFDQDLQASTFLFARGNEKHPDKDNPLTAAVPVSLLPEGLKIEPVALTPRQYYPGLRDHVQQGNLNYARAALRNSETALKKLTDQLVASTAETTDGAAQPATVKPPSDLAIAVAAKQVAYQLLHLQSVQARIAADEAKYATPPATSAPQLAAAAAAAAAERQENVAKAQWDVAKAEAALQTAKDAEKPEDDKTKQAVKKSQEALTKVQKDLETALAAQEKTEATYSPFGEIYPTQSSGRRLALARWITDRENPLAARVAVNHMWLRHFGEALVPSVFDFGLNGKSPSHPALLDWLAVELLDNGWTMKQLHRLMVTSQAYRMASTVGNATENLEADPDNVYLWRMNPRRMEAEAVRDAMLYVCGQLDTTAGGPEIDQTDGQTNLRRSIYFRSAKEKQMLFLELFDQANVNDCYRRNESIVPQQALAMVNSPLALAQGRVLAKTLTAAVGEEATSEVTTQFLNAAFEQILCRRPTNEERATCSAFLQKQTELLATPGQLTQFESGPDVKTKPSENPALRARENLVQVLLNHNDFFTIR; encoded by the coding sequence ATGCGCGAAAATTGTTGGAAAATCACCCGCTACCTGTTGGCTGCGGCAGTTTTGCTCTGCTGTGCGGTCCCGCTGCGCGCGGAGGACGCTCAAGATCGCCCGATCGATTATGCGCGCGACGTGAAACCGATTTTGGCGGGGCACTGTGCGCAATGCCACGGGGCGTTGCGGCAAAAGGGTGGACTGCGACTCGATGCGGGTTCTTTGGCCCTCAAGGGGGGCGACAGTGGCGAAATCATTGAGTTGGGCAGCGCTGAAGAAAGCCTGCTGATTGAATACATACTGCCGGACGGCGACGATCCTCCGCTCATGCCCCCCGACGGACAAGGAACGCCGCTGAAACCCGAACAGGTCGCGGTGCTCACCGCCTGGATTAACCAGGGGGCCAAGATCCCGGCCGATGAAGAAATCCCCGAAGATCCGCGCAAGCATTGGGCCTTTCAACGCATCGAGCGGCCTGACGTTCCGATGATCGATGGAAAACCATTCGCCGGAAATCCCATCGATGCGTTCATTCTGGCCAAGCACAAAGCCAAACAACTGACGGCGCGCCCCGAGGCGGACAAAGCAACGCTGTTGCGCCGCATCTACTTGGACCTGATCGGCCTTCCCCCCACACGCGACGAACTGCAAGCCTTTTTGGCGGATCCAGCCCCGGATGCCTATGAACAGGTCGTCGACCGTTTGCTAAGCAGTCCGCATTACGGAGAACGCTGGGGACGGCATTGGATGGATGTGTGGCGGTATAGTGATTGGGCTGGTTACCGCGCCGAAGTCCGCGAAAGCCAACCGCACATTTGGCGCTGGCGGGATTGGATCATTGAGTCTCTGAACGCTGACAAACCGTACGACCGTATGGTCCAGGAAATGCTTGCCGGCGATGAAATCGCGCCGGGCGATCCCGACACATTGCGGGCGACCGGATATCTGGTTCGCAACTGGTACAAATTCAACCGCAACGTCTGGTTGGAATCGACGGTCGAGCATACACCAAAAGCATTTTTGGGCATTACGATGAACTGCGCCAAATGCCACGATCACATGTACGACCCGATCCTGCAGAAGGACTATTATCAGTTTCGGGCGATTTTCGAACCGCACCGCGTCCGCACCGATCAAGTCCCCGGTCAATTGAATACAAAAAAGGATGGCCTCGTCCGTGTGTTTGACCAAGATCTGCAAGCGAGTACATTTCTATTCGCGCGCGGCAATGAAAAACATCCCGACAAGGACAATCCGCTCACAGCGGCAGTCCCGGTGAGCTTGCTGCCGGAAGGTCTAAAAATTGAGCCGGTCGCGCTGACGCCCCGCCAATATTATCCGGGTCTCCGCGATCACGTGCAGCAAGGCAACTTGAACTACGCACGGGCGGCGCTGCGTAATTCTGAAACGGCCCTCAAGAAGCTGACCGATCAGCTCGTGGCCTCCACAGCGGAAACGACCGACGGAGCGGCCCAGCCAGCGACTGTAAAGCCCCCTTCGGATTTAGCCATCGCCGTTGCTGCCAAACAGGTCGCCTACCAATTACTGCACCTGCAATCGGTGCAGGCTCGCATTGCCGCTGATGAGGCGAAGTATGCAACGCCCCCCGCTACGTCCGCTCCCCAACTCGCCGCTGCCGCCGCCGCTGCCGCTGCTGAACGCCAGGAGAACGTAGCCAAAGCACAATGGGACGTCGCCAAAGCCGAAGCAGCCCTGCAGACTGCCAAAGACGCTGAGAAACCCGAAGACGATAAGACCAAGCAGGCTGTCAAAAAATCCCAAGAAGCTCTCACCAAGGTTCAAAAGGATTTGGAAACAGCACTGGCCGCCCAGGAAAAAACAGAGGCTACGTATTCGCCGTTTGGCGAAATCTATCCCACACAAAGTTCCGGCCGGCGACTCGCTTTGGCGCGTTGGATCACTGACCGCGAAAACCCCCTAGCAGCACGGGTGGCGGTCAACCATATGTGGTTGCGGCATTTTGGCGAAGCCTTGGTACCGTCGGTGTTCGACTTTGGGCTGAACGGAAAGTCCCCCTCACACCCGGCATTGCTGGATTGGCTGGCGGTTGAATTGTTGGACAACGGTTGGACGATGAAGCAACTGCATCGGTTGATGGTCACCTCCCAAGCTTATCGCATGGCATCGACCGTTGGTAATGCGACAGAGAACCTAGAAGCCGATCCGGATAACGTCTATTTGTGGCGGATGAATCCGCGTCGCATGGAAGCGGAGGCGGTCCGCGATGCGATGCTGTATGTCTGCGGGCAATTGGACACGACCGCCGGTGGACCGGAAATCGATCAGACCGACGGGCAAACCAATTTGCGACGCAGCATCTACTTCCGCTCCGCAAAAGAAAAACAGATGTTGTTCCTGGAATTGTTCGACCAAGCCAACGTCAACGACTGCTATCGCCGCAACGAAAGTATTGTCCCGCAGCAAGCACTGGCAATGGTCAATAGTCCGCTGGCCCTCGCACAAGGCCGCGTGTTGGCGAAAACACTGACCGCTGCGGTTGGCGAAGAGGCAACGTCGGAAGTCACGACGCAGTTTCTTAACGCCGCCTTTGAACAAATCCTCTGCCGCCGTCCGACCAACGAAGAGCGGGCCACTTGCAGTGCATTTTTGCAAAAGCAAACCGAACTGCTCGCCACGCCCGGCCAACTGACCCAATTTGAATCCGGCCCCGACGTCAAAACCAAACCGTCCGAAAACCCCGCACTCCGCGCGCGAGAAAACCTCGTGCAAGTGCTTTTGAACCACAACGATTTTTTCACCATCCGGTAA
- a CDS encoding putative hydro-lyase — MTQTPQFQTGADVRRAARQGELTGQTSGLAAGFVQANLAILPRDLAEEFQQFCRLNSQACPLLDVTQPGSAAPETIAPTADLRTDLPRYRVWRDGELIDEPTDITDYWREDLVSFLIGCSFTFEAALLNAGIPVRHIEQGVNVPMYRTNIDCVPNGSFHGPLVVSMRPLKPADAIAAVQITSKYPTVHGAPIHLGLPDKIGITDILQPDYGDAVEVRDDELPVFWACGVTPQSVIMAAKPPLAITHSPGCMFLTDIRDVDLATA, encoded by the coding sequence ATGACGCAAACCCCACAATTTCAAACGGGCGCGGACGTGCGTCGTGCTGCGCGGCAGGGAGAACTGACCGGGCAGACGTCCGGGTTAGCGGCGGGCTTTGTGCAGGCAAATTTAGCGATCTTGCCGCGTGATTTGGCGGAAGAATTCCAGCAGTTTTGCCGACTCAATTCCCAAGCCTGTCCGCTCTTAGATGTCACACAACCGGGTAGCGCGGCCCCGGAAACCATCGCCCCCACGGCCGACCTGCGGACCGACTTGCCCCGCTACCGCGTCTGGCGCGATGGCGAATTGATCGATGAACCCACTGACATCACCGACTATTGGCGGGAGGACTTGGTCAGCTTTTTAATTGGTTGTTCGTTTACGTTTGAAGCAGCGCTGCTTAATGCGGGAATCCCAGTGCGGCATATTGAACAGGGGGTCAATGTGCCGATGTATCGCACGAACATCGATTGCGTCCCCAACGGTTCGTTTCACGGTCCACTGGTCGTCTCGATGCGCCCGCTGAAACCGGCGGATGCGATTGCGGCTGTGCAGATCACATCGAAATACCCCACGGTGCATGGCGCACCGATTCATTTAGGACTACCTGACAAAATCGGCATTACCGATATTTTGCAGCCTGATTATGGCGATGCCGTCGAGGTCCGCGATGACGAACTTCCGGTATTTTGGGCCTGTGGCGTGACCCCTCAATCGGTGATTATGGCGGCAAAACCGCCCTTGGCAATCACGCATAGCCCGGGATGTATGTTCCTCACGGACATCCGCGATGTGGATTTAGCGACCGCTTAG
- a CDS encoding DUF1349 domain-containing protein: MLATTSLKKVARCRSVVLYFCVSLIALPLSAPADDSSKDDSEKPAASPRISIATEYGTLNIETFDPEITLRMEEGGKVVKLRDPQTKKTVQFDAVHGTMQLADEKAQTLAAKFQFKRDEKIVARAWIEKSEPRQGFRDDFDKKYDPAWEIFNKDPTHLSLTKQPGRLTITTQRGDLWQRHNNAKNIFLLKNPIVDGGDFVLTTHLADFEPESDYNQAGLICYDDVDNYLAYTFQYDENQGGRSLCLVREEEAKDLPQAFLEVDRPLDGLWLRIIKRDNQYLVASSLDGQHYHIIAVETWGNGEPLKVGLVATNGQSNADMIDASFDFFEITPIGKDQKRLFSDSLPK, translated from the coding sequence ATGCTCGCCACTACCTCACTGAAAAAAGTCGCTCGCTGCCGTTCTGTTGTTCTGTATTTTTGCGTCAGCCTCATTGCGTTGCCGCTTAGCGCACCGGCCGACGACTCTTCAAAAGACGACTCCGAAAAACCTGCTGCCAGCCCCCGTATAAGCATTGCGACTGAATACGGGACACTGAACATCGAAACATTCGACCCGGAAATCACGTTGCGCATGGAGGAAGGTGGAAAAGTCGTAAAACTCAGAGACCCCCAGACCAAAAAAACGGTCCAGTTCGATGCCGTTCACGGCACGATGCAACTCGCCGATGAAAAGGCCCAAACGCTTGCCGCGAAGTTCCAATTCAAACGTGACGAGAAAATCGTGGCCCGGGCGTGGATCGAAAAATCCGAACCACGCCAAGGATTCCGGGACGACTTTGACAAAAAATACGACCCCGCCTGGGAGATCTTTAACAAAGACCCCACGCATCTCTCGCTGACCAAACAACCTGGTCGGCTAACGATCACCACACAACGCGGCGACCTTTGGCAACGCCACAACAACGCAAAAAACATTTTCTTGCTCAAAAACCCAATCGTCGATGGCGGGGATTTTGTACTGACGACCCATCTCGCTGATTTCGAACCCGAATCCGATTACAACCAAGCCGGCCTGATCTGTTATGACGACGTGGACAATTACCTCGCCTACACCTTTCAATACGACGAAAACCAAGGAGGCAGAAGCCTCTGTCTGGTGCGTGAGGAAGAGGCAAAAGACCTGCCGCAGGCGTTCCTAGAAGTCGACCGTCCCTTGGATGGGCTTTGGCTGCGGATCATCAAACGGGACAATCAGTACCTTGTGGCCTCCAGCCTAGACGGCCAACATTATCACATTATCGCCGTAGAAACGTGGGGAAATGGCGAGCCTCTCAAAGTCGGACTCGTGGCAACGAATGGCCAATCGAATGCCGATATGATTGACGCATCATTCGATTTCTTCGAAATCACACCGATCGGCAAGGACCAAAAGCGTCTGTTTTCCGATAGCCTGCCGAAATGA
- a CDS encoding phytanoyl-CoA dioxygenase family protein — MFKITPDQNELDAMPRDLRFHPSQVSNPQTLTPEQVAQYNSDGFVKGIRVIPEEDMAEHRRYFDKLLREVTAAGGDSYSISTAHLTYGRVYDLLKDPRIVACVKDLLGENVIGWGSHYFCKMPHDGKSVAWHQDSSYWPLSSSKTVTVWLAVDDADVENACMWFIPGSHAHGHIDYETSSDTEGNVLNQTIKNVEQFGETVPVELKAGEISMHSDLLLHGSQANHADRRRCGLTLRYCTPDVRAGENWNLKGVVVSGNDDGDGHWANPPRPSRD; from the coding sequence ATGTTCAAAATCACACCCGACCAAAACGAGCTCGATGCGATGCCTCGCGACCTGCGCTTTCATCCCAGCCAGGTGTCCAATCCGCAGACGCTCACCCCCGAACAGGTCGCACAATACAACAGCGATGGATTCGTTAAAGGGATACGCGTTATCCCCGAGGAGGATATGGCCGAACATCGCCGGTATTTCGACAAATTACTCCGAGAGGTCACCGCTGCGGGAGGCGACAGCTATTCGATCAGCACAGCCCACCTGACCTACGGCCGGGTCTATGATCTGCTGAAGGATCCGCGGATCGTCGCTTGCGTCAAAGATCTGTTGGGCGAAAACGTGATTGGCTGGGGTTCGCATTATTTCTGCAAGATGCCGCACGATGGGAAGTCGGTCGCCTGGCATCAAGATTCCAGCTACTGGCCGCTTTCGTCCTCCAAAACAGTCACTGTCTGGTTGGCGGTCGACGATGCCGATGTGGAAAATGCCTGTATGTGGTTCATCCCAGGTTCGCACGCGCACGGTCACATCGACTACGAAACCAGCAGCGACACCGAGGGGAACGTGCTAAATCAAACCATCAAAAACGTCGAGCAGTTTGGCGAAACGGTGCCCGTGGAATTGAAAGCAGGCGAGATTTCCATGCATTCCGATTTGCTGCTGCATGGTTCACAAGCCAATCATGCCGACCGCCGACGCTGTGGATTAACACTGCGCTATTGCACCCCCGATGTTCGTGCCGGAGAGAACTGGAACCTCAAAGGGGTCGTCGTCAGCGGCAACGATGACGGTGATGGCCATTGGGCCAACCCACCCCGCCCGTCGCGTGACTAA
- a CDS encoding SDR family NAD(P)-dependent oxidoreductase, which produces MQLSDKVIVVTGGGDGIGKALCLRFAQEKPRGIVVADLDEAAAAKVAEEVGGLAVACDVGQESQIVQLVEAANAKYGAIDLFCSNAGIATGGGVDASNEEWQLIWDVNLMSHVYAARAVLPQMIERGSGYLLNTASAAGLLTQIGSAPYAVTKHAAVALAEWLAVTHADDGVKVSCLCPLGVRTKMLENSGEVRALLESDSLGPDEVAEAVVRGIDEEKFLILPHEVVATYVQHKAGDPDRWLRGMSRLRKTMLDTAGD; this is translated from the coding sequence ATGCAACTCTCGGATAAAGTGATCGTGGTGACCGGCGGCGGCGATGGGATTGGCAAGGCGCTCTGCCTCCGGTTTGCACAGGAAAAACCGCGCGGCATTGTTGTCGCCGACCTCGACGAGGCGGCCGCTGCCAAGGTGGCCGAAGAAGTTGGCGGCTTGGCTGTCGCTTGTGATGTGGGGCAGGAATCGCAGATTGTGCAGTTGGTCGAGGCAGCCAATGCTAAGTATGGTGCGATTGACCTGTTTTGTTCCAATGCCGGTATCGCCACCGGCGGCGGCGTTGATGCCAGCAACGAAGAATGGCAGTTGATCTGGGATGTGAACCTAATGTCGCACGTCTATGCGGCCCGCGCTGTTTTGCCGCAGATGATCGAACGGGGCAGCGGGTATTTGTTAAACACCGCTTCCGCCGCGGGACTGCTCACGCAAATCGGATCAGCCCCCTATGCCGTCACCAAGCATGCTGCAGTGGCATTGGCCGAATGGTTGGCGGTGACGCACGCGGACGACGGAGTGAAAGTCTCTTGCCTCTGTCCGTTGGGCGTCCGCACAAAAATGTTGGAGAATTCCGGCGAAGTCCGGGCATTGCTCGAATCAGATTCGTTGGGCCCTGACGAAGTCGCTGAAGCGGTCGTTCGCGGAATCGACGAAGAGAAATTCTTGATCTTACCGCACGAGGTCGTGGCTACTTACGTACAACACAAAGCGGGCGACCCCGATCGGTGGTTGCGAGGCATGTCTCGATTGCGAAAAACGATGCTCGACACGGCCGGTGATTGA
- a CDS encoding RNA polymerase sigma factor has translation MLDVTSESCESSSGAQEVQEISAARKGDAAALGALLEACRYYLRYIAQKELGCDLQAKEDASDLVQVTMMKAQGKFQDFQGGDHEALRQWLRKILLNSLKDFYRKYKDAEQRKVSKEVHLDNSSQRMRVEELIADDLTPSKVIMNDEREAALKKALKRLPEDQQRVIYLRSRKHMGYSEISQIMDRSAEAARLLWIRAVERLAAELRQE, from the coding sequence GTGTTAGACGTCACATCGGAAAGTTGCGAATCAAGTTCGGGCGCTCAAGAAGTTCAAGAGATTTCCGCGGCGCGTAAAGGCGATGCAGCTGCACTCGGTGCGTTGCTGGAAGCATGCCGTTATTACTTGAGATACATTGCCCAAAAAGAGTTGGGTTGCGACTTGCAGGCCAAGGAAGACGCTTCGGATTTGGTTCAAGTCACCATGATGAAAGCGCAAGGCAAGTTTCAAGATTTTCAAGGAGGAGATCACGAGGCATTGCGGCAGTGGTTAAGAAAAATTCTGCTCAATTCGCTCAAGGACTTCTACCGCAAATATAAAGACGCCGAACAACGTAAGGTCAGCAAAGAGGTACATCTCGACAATAGTTCGCAACGAATGCGAGTTGAGGAGTTGATTGCCGATGATTTAACGCCGAGCAAAGTCATCATGAATGACGAGCGCGAAGCGGCCTTGAAGAAAGCCTTGAAACGTTTGCCCGAAGATCAACAGCGCGTGATCTATTTGCGATCTCGCAAGCACATGGGCTATTCAGAAATCAGCCAAATCATGGACCGTTCCGCCGAAGCGGCGCGGCTGTTGTGGATTCGTGCCGTGGAACGACTCGCTGCGGAATTACGGCAAGAATAA
- a CDS encoding sensor histidine kinase has protein sequence MLAAAPKTDCSTVPDDLEHAHRLSAMGELAAGLAHEIQQRLTVIANYANGCVHRLENDRITTDELISLMRQIAETAMQANDITRRARNFSKKQAPEFEILDLHEMLTMGVDFVRNQAEDEGVEISLQLQAASPMVVADRTLISQVIMNLLLNAIESMAGHRGERKLCVETATNGDEFLHVTITDTGVGIPAEIQLLVFEPFYTTKSNGMGIGLGLCRSIIEQHFGNMTLESEKGAGAKIGFSLPRGIQT, from the coding sequence ATGTTGGCTGCCGCCCCAAAAACAGACTGCTCGACCGTGCCTGATGATTTGGAACATGCGCACCGCTTGTCGGCAATGGGTGAATTAGCAGCAGGCTTGGCCCACGAAATCCAACAACGGCTAACCGTCATCGCCAATTATGCCAACGGCTGTGTGCATCGATTGGAAAACGACCGGATCACGACCGATGAACTTATTTCGCTCATGAGGCAAATCGCTGAAACTGCGATGCAGGCAAACGACATTACGCGCCGCGCCCGAAATTTCAGCAAAAAACAAGCCCCCGAATTCGAAATTCTCGACCTGCACGAAATGCTCACCATGGGTGTGGATTTCGTGCGGAATCAGGCAGAAGACGAAGGGGTTGAAATCAGTCTGCAATTGCAGGCCGCTTCGCCAATGGTCGTGGCTGACCGTACGTTGATTTCACAGGTCATTATGAACTTGTTGCTCAACGCCATTGAATCGATGGCTGGTCACCGCGGCGAGCGAAAACTGTGCGTGGAAACGGCGACCAATGGCGATGAATTCCTGCATGTCACGATTACCGATACCGGAGTGGGAATTCCTGCCGAAATTCAATTGTTGGTCTTCGAACCGTTTTACACGACCAAGTCCAATGGAATGGGGATCGGGCTGGGGCTTTGCCGTTCCATTATCGAGCAGCACTTCGGAAACATGACCTTAGAAAGTGAAAAGGGAGCCGGAGCGAAAATTGGCTTCTCTCTTCCCCGTGGCATTCAAACCTAG
- the rlmB gene encoding 23S rRNA (guanosine(2251)-2'-O)-methyltransferase RlmB, whose product MPLHLRNPHSVLAALETRPKDVSEVRITTERPSGAWADVVQIAEEHRIPVIYGAERRESRRRPKAGAAKEGGRTGAGEVVVQPRQSVEVKNLFRKAKTWKEGEPYGVWLALDCLQDPHNVGAIFRSAAFFGVQGIIVTKDRSAPLNSTVYDVASGGLDDVPFALETNLSRTLETAKSAGLWVLGTSEHAETDLAEVDRDRHWLLVVGNEEKGLRRRTLENCDAVCRLTPRGRVTSLNVSVATGILIASLS is encoded by the coding sequence GTGCCTTTGCATCTGCGAAACCCCCATAGTGTTCTAGCGGCGCTGGAAACACGCCCCAAGGATGTCAGTGAAGTCCGGATCACGACCGAACGCCCATCGGGAGCCTGGGCCGATGTTGTGCAAATCGCTGAAGAACATCGAATTCCTGTCATTTATGGTGCCGAACGCCGGGAGTCTCGTCGGCGGCCGAAAGCTGGCGCTGCCAAAGAAGGGGGACGCACCGGTGCCGGCGAAGTGGTTGTCCAGCCACGCCAGTCGGTCGAGGTCAAGAATCTATTTAGAAAGGCCAAAACCTGGAAAGAAGGCGAACCTTACGGTGTGTGGCTGGCGCTGGATTGCCTGCAGGACCCGCACAACGTCGGGGCGATTTTCCGCTCAGCGGCATTTTTTGGCGTGCAAGGCATCATCGTCACCAAAGACCGCTCGGCTCCCTTGAATTCCACCGTCTACGATGTCGCATCCGGTGGATTGGACGATGTCCCGTTCGCCTTGGAAACCAACCTGAGCCGCACCTTAGAGACAGCAAAGTCCGCGGGATTGTGGGTGCTGGGGACTTCGGAACACGCCGAAACCGACTTGGCTGAGGTTGACCGGGACCGCCACTGGTTATTGGTCGTCGGTAATGAAGAAAAGGGGCTGCGACGACGAACGCTGGAAAACTGCGACGCCGTCTGCCGCCTCACCCCCCGCGGCCGCGTCACTTCGCTCAACGTGTCTGTTGCAACCGGCATTCTGATTGCCTCGTTGAGCTAA
- a CDS encoding DUF1501 domain-containing protein: MLSFYGKKQRYCDGVSRREFLKVGGFAAGALGGFGLPQLLQAEDAAGTGSSHKSVIHIFLGGGPPHQDMWEIKTDAPKEIRGEFNPIDTNVPGIQIGECFPKIAAMMDKMAVIRSVVGCSGGHDSFQCFSGWNRRSLDSIGGRPSIGSAVAKLKGTVEPAVPASVALAAKTRHAPWSYPGGPGFLGAGFSPFQPEGEGMADLKLNNVSLDRLSDRKSLLKGLDGLRRDVDASGMINGMDAFTQAAFGVLTSSKLVDALDISKEDPKIRARYGDGKPYKYQYDGAPTCNDHLLIARRLVEVGVRSVTLSYGRWDSHGANFDLVRHHGTRLDQGVAALVQDLDERGILDDVTVIVWGEFGRTPRINPGAGRDHWPRVSCALLAGGGMQTGQAIGATNRLGEYAQERPVDMQEVVSTIYHNLGINPMTTTLQDPTGRPQFLTDIREPIRELV; the protein is encoded by the coding sequence ATGCTCTCGTTCTACGGAAAGAAGCAGCGATACTGCGACGGCGTTTCTCGCCGGGAGTTTTTAAAGGTTGGCGGATTTGCCGCCGGCGCACTCGGTGGGTTCGGCCTACCGCAACTCTTGCAGGCCGAAGACGCTGCGGGAACCGGGTCGTCCCATAAATCGGTGATTCACATTTTCCTGGGTGGCGGACCTCCGCACCAAGATATGTGGGAAATCAAAACCGATGCTCCGAAGGAAATTCGAGGCGAATTCAACCCCATTGATACCAACGTGCCGGGTATTCAAATTGGCGAGTGCTTCCCCAAAATCGCGGCCATGATGGACAAGATGGCTGTGATTCGTTCAGTCGTGGGCTGTTCGGGAGGGCATGATTCGTTCCAATGCTTCAGCGGTTGGAATCGGCGGTCGCTGGACTCCATCGGGGGACGTCCCAGCATTGGATCAGCAGTCGCCAAACTCAAAGGCACGGTCGAACCAGCCGTTCCAGCCTCGGTTGCACTGGCGGCAAAAACCAGACATGCGCCTTGGTCGTATCCGGGAGGCCCAGGTTTTCTGGGTGCCGGCTTCAGTCCGTTTCAGCCGGAAGGCGAGGGCATGGCCGATTTGAAGTTGAACAACGTTTCACTCGATCGGTTGTCGGATCGCAAGAGCTTGCTGAAAGGGCTGGATGGCTTACGACGCGATGTCGATGCCTCGGGCATGATCAATGGCATGGACGCGTTCACGCAAGCCGCGTTTGGCGTGCTGACATCAAGCAAGCTGGTCGACGCGTTGGACATCAGCAAAGAAGACCCAAAAATTCGCGCACGCTATGGCGATGGAAAACCCTACAAATATCAATACGACGGTGCCCCGACTTGCAACGACCATCTGCTAATCGCCCGTCGATTGGTGGAGGTGGGCGTGCGTTCGGTCACACTCTCTTATGGCCGCTGGGACAGCCATGGTGCCAACTTTGACCTCGTGCGGCATCACGGCACGCGTTTGGATCAAGGTGTCGCAGCCCTGGTGCAGGACCTGGACGAGCGGGGTATCTTGGATGACGTCACCGTGATCGTGTGGGGTGAATTCGGTCGCACGCCGCGGATCAACCCGGGAGCCGGACGCGATCACTGGCCACGCGTCAGTTGTGCATTGCTGGCTGGCGGAGGAATGCAAACCGGACAAGCCATTGGTGCAACGAACCGACTGGGAGAATACGCTCAAGAACGTCCGGTCGACATGCAGGAGGTCGTCTCCACGATTTATCACAACCTGGGCATCAATCCGATGACCACCACGCTGCAAGATCCAACGGGACGCCCGCAGTTCCTGACCGACATTCGCGAACCGATTCGTGAATTGGTCTAA